The following proteins come from a genomic window of Girardinichthys multiradiatus isolate DD_20200921_A chromosome 8, DD_fGirMul_XY1, whole genome shotgun sequence:
- the LOC124872901 gene encoding bone morphogenetic protein 10-like has protein sequence MTTLVFSNLQFLNIVMVALTGLSRSSPVKLAETHHRTSVGMDIIGSPLHSAQDFLSQFLSTLNLTRLRSQPRMPAAQKEPLPEYMLELYNRFVNDGTAVPSANVVRSFKNEDSSAQSIKATGVRIHPLLFNISIPQHEHITIAELRLFMLVRKAQRPHAGFSCNVTIYKTHDGVVWTQEVGKEGRERDKEEVPGMKDLEELVTKHIHAKDNSWVSFDLTHVVTLWQKSGCTTHRLEVHIKSLEADEEGATQEAIESGKSLAEVDIDRTMEGQHNSVVIVFSDDQTRDNREDRQELSQMIKHKSDLPDNMIMIHQPLSVHANLNSDYPGQDELEEKPTLLWSNLVYDTPSRIRRSANSESCRRMPLYVDFKEIGWDSWIIQPLGYEAYKCNGVCSTPMTSEVSPTKHAIVQTRLSLKRPERASAACCVPTKLEPISLLYHDNGVVTLNHKYEGMVVAECGCR, from the exons ATGACCACTTTAGTtttctcaaacctccagttcCTAAATATTGTGATGGTGGCGTTAACTGGCTTGAGCCGCAGCAGTCCAGTCAAGCTTGCTGAAACTCACCATAGGACATCAGTTGGCATGGATATAATTGGCAGTCCTCTCCACAGTGCACAGGACTTTTTGAGCCAGTTTCTGTCCACACTGAACCTCACCAGGCTAAGGTCTCAGCCTAGGATGCCCGCCGCCCAGAAAGAGCCACTTCCAGAGTACATGCTGGAGCTCTACAACAGATTTGTCAATGACGGCACTGCGGTGCCGTCTGCCAACGTCGTGCGAAGTTTCAAGAATGAAG ATTCTTCCGCCCAAAGTATAAAAGCCACTGGTGTACGGATACatcccctcctattcaatatctccATCCCACAACATGAGCATATCACAATAGCTGAGCTACGACTCTTCATGCTTGTGCGAAAAGCCCAAAGACCACATGCTGGGTTCAGTTGCAATGTGACAATCTACAAGACACATGACGGTGTTGTTTGGACACAAGAGGTGGGGAAAGAAGGGAGAGAGAGGGATAAAGAGGAGGTGCCTGGGATGAAGGATTTGGAGGAACTGGTGACAAAGCACATTCATGCCAAAGATAATAGCTGGGTGTCATTTGACCTCACTCATGTGGTGACACTCTGGCAGAAGTCAGGGTGCACAACTCATAGGCTGGAGGTTCATATCAAAAGCCTGGAGGCAGACGAGGAAGGGGCCACGCAAGAAGCAATAGAAAGTGGCAAAAGCTTGGCTGAGGTTGATATTGACAGGACCATGGAAGGGCAACACAATTCAGTGGTGATTGTGTTCTCAGATGACCAGACCAGAGATAATAGAGAAGACAGACAAGAATTAAGTCAGATGATTAAACATAAGAGTGACCTTCCTGATAACATGATTATGATCCACCAACCTCTTTCTGTTCATGCAAATCTCAACTCTGACTACCCTGGCCAGGACGAGCTGGAAGAGAAGCCTACCTTGCTCTGGTCCAACCTTGTCTACGACACACCCTCTCGAATCCGCCGCAGTGCCAACAGCGAGTCGTGCAGGCGGATGCCTCTGTATGTGGATTTTAAAGAGATCGGCTGGGACTCATGGATTATCCAGCCTTTGGGCTATGAAGCGTACAAGTGCAATGGCGTGTGCAGCACACCCATGACCTCAGAGGTTTCTCCCACCAAGCATGCCATAGTGCAGACTCGGCTGAGCCTCAAGCGCCCCGAACGAGCATCGgctgcctgctgtgttccaaCAAAGCTTGAACCGATCTCTCTTCTTTATCACGATAATGGAGTTGTCACTTTGAACCACAAGTATGAGGGGATGGTGGTGGCAGAGTGTGGCTGCAGATAA